CTGATTGCGGGAAGGAGTGAACTCAATGTCTGCATCTGAATTCGACGAAATCAAAACCTGGCGAGGCAGGATTCCTGAACATTTCGATAGGGCAATTATCTGCGAAAATGGCCATTTGATAACCAGTGTTGCCCAATTGCGAACTCATGAAGCTCAAGAACGCTGTTCCAAATGCGGTCTACCCACCATTCAAAGCTGCAAATCTTGCGGAGAAACAATCAATGGAAGCATCGTTCTTGATTGCCCCATACCATTGGTTAGGCTGAAAACTAGGCCCGTAATTGTGCCAGGTTTTGAATTGCCTAAGTTTTGTTCAAAATGCGGTTCCCCTTATCCCTGGACGGAGAATCGCCTGCAGCTCGCGGAACAGATGGCGGCGATGGTAGACGAGCTCGATCCCGAGGGGCAGAGAATCCTTGCGGGTGATTTGAAGGAGATCGCCAACGAGACGCCGGCAGGGGAGTTGGCAGCCGGTCGGATCTGGCATACGTTCAAGAACCTTGGCAAGAAGATCCCGTCGTTTATTGAGAAGTTCATCACCGAAGTTGCAGCAAAGGCGCTGGCGGAGATTGCGCTGCGA
This region of bacterium genomic DNA includes:
- a CDS encoding DUF2321 domain-containing protein, with protein sequence MSASEFDEIKTWRGRIPEHFDRAIICENGHLITSVAQLRTHEAQERCSKCGLPTIQSCKSCGETINGSIVLDCPIPLVRLKTRPVIVPGFELPKFCSKCGSPYPWTENRLQLAEQMAAMVDELDPEGQRILAGDLKEIANETPAGELAAGRIWHTFKNLGKKIPSFIEKFITEVAAKALAEIALRG